The Mycobacteriales bacterium genome includes a region encoding these proteins:
- a CDS encoding long-chain fatty acid--CoA ligase has product MRGLIGGQPLTVRSIFDRMRTVYRDGEVVDARGRTTYGELANRVLRLVTVLRDLGVRPGDRVASFANNSARHVELYYAVPLAGAVLHMVNIRLFDEQISYIVGHAGDTVLIADDDLMDRLPDLPGVKHVLGMDEVAARVDAARPAEDLPELDEEDPCGICYTSGTTGMPKGVVFSHRATYLHAMAACMADHLAISEHDRVLPVVPLFHACGWGLPYIAPFTGAELVFAGADTSPENLARVIETERVTWAAGVPTIWTTLLPLAQRGAFDFSSLRTIGIGGAATPAPLMEAWDALGVTILQIWGMTETAPVACVSRPRRAHRGLSADGLRQVRLKTGTIFSGLEARIVGEDGAELPWDGESVGELECRGPWVATGYYDDPGLGDRFHDGWLRTGDMAFMEPDGYFKIVDRSKDLVKSGGEWISSLDLEAAIMSHPLVREAAVVGVRSEKWDERPVAVVAPVDGVAPTLDELRSFLAGRVAKWWLPDDVVIVDEIPKTSVGKFDKKTIRASLAEKVLP; this is encoded by the coding sequence ATGAGGGGACTGATCGGCGGGCAACCGCTCACGGTGCGTTCGATCTTCGACCGGATGCGGACGGTGTACCGCGACGGCGAGGTCGTCGACGCGCGCGGCCGGACGACGTACGGCGAGCTGGCCAACCGCGTGCTGCGGCTGGTCACGGTGCTGCGCGACCTCGGCGTGCGGCCCGGCGACCGGGTCGCGTCGTTCGCGAACAACAGCGCCCGCCACGTCGAGCTCTACTACGCCGTGCCGCTCGCCGGCGCGGTGCTGCACATGGTGAACATCCGGCTGTTCGACGAGCAGATCTCCTACATCGTCGGCCACGCCGGCGACACCGTCCTCATCGCCGACGACGACCTGATGGACCGCCTCCCCGACCTGCCCGGCGTGAAGCACGTGCTCGGCATGGACGAGGTCGCGGCGCGCGTCGACGCGGCTCGGCCGGCCGAGGACCTGCCGGAGCTGGACGAGGAGGACCCCTGCGGCATCTGCTACACGTCGGGCACGACGGGGATGCCGAAGGGCGTGGTGTTCAGCCACCGCGCGACGTACCTGCACGCCATGGCCGCGTGCATGGCCGACCACCTCGCCATCTCGGAACACGACCGGGTGCTGCCGGTCGTCCCGCTGTTCCACGCGTGCGGGTGGGGGCTGCCGTACATCGCGCCGTTCACCGGGGCGGAGCTGGTCTTCGCCGGCGCGGACACGTCGCCGGAGAACCTCGCCCGCGTCATCGAGACCGAGCGCGTCACCTGGGCCGCGGGCGTGCCGACGATCTGGACGACGCTGCTGCCGCTCGCGCAGCGCGGCGCGTTCGACTTCTCGTCGCTGCGCACCATCGGCATCGGCGGCGCGGCGACGCCGGCGCCGTTGATGGAGGCGTGGGACGCGCTCGGCGTCACCATCCTCCAGATCTGGGGGATGACCGAGACCGCGCCCGTCGCCTGCGTCTCGCGACCGCGCCGCGCGCACCGCGGGCTGTCCGCGGACGGGCTGCGCCAGGTGCGGCTCAAGACCGGCACCATCTTCAGCGGCCTGGAGGCGCGCATCGTCGGCGAGGACGGCGCGGAGCTGCCGTGGGACGGCGAGTCGGTCGGCGAGCTGGAGTGCCGCGGCCCGTGGGTCGCCACCGGCTACTACGACGACCCCGGTCTCGGCGACCGGTTCCACGACGGGTGGCTGCGCACCGGCGACATGGCGTTCATGGAGCCGGACGGCTACTTCAAGATCGTGGACCGGTCGAAGGACCTGGTGAAGTCCGGCGGCGAGTGGATCTCCTCGCTCGACCTCGAAGCCGCGATCATGTCGCACCCGCTGGTGCGCGAGGCCGCCGTCGTGGGCGTGCGTTCGGAGAAGTGGGACGAACGCCCGGTCGCCGTCGTCGCGCCCGTCGACGGCGTCGCGCCGACGCTGGACGAGCTGCGTTCGTTCCTCGCGGGACGCGTCGCCAAGTGGTGGCTGCCCGACGACGTCGTCATCGTGGACGAGATCCCGAAGACCAGCGTCGGCAAGTTCGACAAGAAGACGATCCGCGCGTCCCTGGCCGAGAAGGTGCTGCCATGA
- a CDS encoding branched-chain amino acid ABC transporter ATP-binding protein/permease gives MSAWLRLPSWLRIVVILVLLAAVPPLLGRNAGGLLNEAHSYSVGRGVCFAAAAISLNLLMGYAGQISLGHFALVGVGAFSTGLLTAPNRLDLPFMVAVPLAALAGALVAFVIGLPALRLRGLYLAIVTIGFSYAMVESVFRIRSLTGGSAGITVPRPWVRHWSFANTYDYLAVALLVLAGLWLLDRNVTRTRLGRAFQAIRADESVAQAYGVDVARYKLLAFVLSGAFAGVAGAMYGSLYGFVNAGAFELQFSLLLVIVVVVGGLGSRPGVVASALLFATLPELLKAIRGWELIVGGALLMFAVARHPGGFPEAIAEARERRLLKARAGEPEPALPTLPDMPRPTGLADRPREAAGQPLLRVRDVSVSFGGLRAVDGASLEVQRGRIVGLIGPNGAGKTTLFNAVSGLVRTDSGTVELLGRDVTRLAPHARAAAGMGRTFQLIGLAKDLSVTENLLLAQHSVAGYTVPEALAWTGRTPRAERELRGRAAEAVAALGFERYAHTPVKFLSHGQQRIVELGCVLVTAPELVMLDEPSAGMSPGAAENLAVRLADIRDQLGRTVLVIEHNIPLVLDLCDDLFVLDAGRVIASGPAREVAALPEVVGAYLGEAVPV, from the coding sequence GTGAGCGCCTGGCTGCGCCTCCCGTCGTGGCTGCGCATCGTCGTCATCCTCGTGCTGCTCGCCGCCGTGCCGCCGCTGCTCGGCCGCAACGCCGGCGGGCTGCTCAACGAGGCGCACTCGTACTCGGTCGGCCGCGGCGTCTGCTTCGCCGCCGCCGCCATCTCGCTGAACCTGCTCATGGGCTACGCCGGGCAGATCAGCCTCGGCCACTTCGCGCTCGTCGGCGTCGGCGCGTTCTCCACCGGCCTGCTCACCGCGCCGAACCGGCTGGACCTGCCGTTCATGGTCGCCGTCCCGCTGGCCGCGCTGGCGGGCGCGCTGGTGGCGTTCGTCATCGGCCTCCCGGCGCTGCGGCTGCGGGGGCTCTACCTCGCGATCGTCACCATCGGCTTCAGCTACGCGATGGTCGAGTCGGTGTTCCGCATCCGGTCGCTGACGGGCGGCTCCGCGGGCATCACCGTGCCGCGCCCGTGGGTGCGGCACTGGTCGTTCGCCAACACCTACGACTACCTCGCGGTCGCGCTGCTGGTCCTCGCCGGGCTCTGGCTGCTCGACCGCAACGTCACCCGCACCCGGCTCGGCCGGGCGTTCCAGGCGATCCGCGCGGACGAGTCGGTGGCGCAGGCGTACGGCGTCGACGTCGCCCGCTACAAGCTGCTCGCGTTCGTGCTCTCCGGCGCGTTCGCCGGCGTCGCGGGCGCGATGTACGGCTCGCTCTACGGCTTCGTCAACGCGGGCGCGTTCGAGCTGCAGTTCTCGCTGCTGCTCGTCATCGTCGTGGTCGTCGGGGGGCTCGGCAGCCGGCCGGGCGTCGTCGCGTCGGCGCTGCTGTTCGCGACGCTGCCGGAGCTGCTCAAGGCGATCCGCGGCTGGGAGCTGATCGTCGGCGGCGCGCTGCTGATGTTCGCGGTCGCGCGGCACCCGGGCGGGTTCCCCGAGGCGATCGCCGAGGCGCGCGAACGCCGCCTGCTGAAGGCGCGCGCGGGCGAGCCGGAGCCGGCGCTGCCGACGCTGCCGGACATGCCGCGCCCCACCGGCCTCGCCGACCGGCCCCGCGAGGCGGCCGGGCAGCCGTTGCTGCGGGTGCGCGACGTGTCGGTGTCGTTCGGCGGCCTGCGGGCCGTGGACGGCGCGTCGCTGGAGGTGCAGCGGGGCCGCATCGTCGGCCTGATCGGCCCCAACGGCGCCGGCAAGACCACGCTCTTCAACGCCGTCAGCGGCCTGGTGCGCACCGACTCCGGCACGGTCGAGCTGCTCGGCCGCGACGTCACCCGGCTCGCGCCGCACGCGCGCGCGGCGGCCGGCATGGGCCGGACGTTCCAGCTCATCGGGCTGGCCAAGGACCTGTCGGTGACGGAGAACCTCCTCCTCGCCCAGCACTCCGTCGCCGGCTACACCGTGCCGGAGGCGCTGGCCTGGACCGGGCGCACGCCGCGCGCCGAGCGCGAGCTGCGCGGCCGCGCGGCGGAGGCCGTTGCGGCGCTGGGGTTCGAGCGGTACGCGCACACGCCGGTGAAGTTCCTCTCGCACGGCCAGCAGCGCATCGTCGAGCTCGGCTGCGTGCTCGTCACCGCGCCGGAGCTGGTGATGCTCGACGAGCCGTCGGCCGGCATGTCGCCCGGCGCCGCCGAGAACCTCGCCGTCCGCCTCGCCGACATCCGCGACCAGCTCGGCCGCACCGTGCTCGTCATCGAGCACAACATCCCGCTCGTGCTCGACCTCTGCGACGACCTCTTCGTCCTCGACGCCGGGCGGGTGATCGCCTCCGGCCCGGCCCGCGAGGTCGCCGCGCTGCCCGAGGTCGTCGGCGCCTACCTGGGGGAGGCGGTGCCGGTATGA
- a CDS encoding stage II sporulation protein M, giving the protein MDIDAFVAAHSPEWHRLDTLVSRGARPRRLSGEELDELVDLYQRTATHLSVVRTSSPDPALVDRLSSLTVRARSVVTGGRVRGWSEVGRFFTVTFPVAVYRSRRWAIGAAVFTVVVALAFGTWIATHPEVQAAISSPEEVRQLVEHDFADYYRSAPAASFGAKVFFNNAWVAATAFALGILLALPTVWVLFQNAANVGVIGGLMAAHHKLGLFFGLILPHGLLELTAIFVAAGVGMRIGWTVIDPGPRRRADALAEEGRACVAVILGLVGVFALAGFTEAFVTPSGLPTWARVGWGVLIELGFLAYVTILGRRAHRAGETGDLLADLRGDRELTT; this is encoded by the coding sequence GTGGACATCGACGCGTTCGTCGCCGCGCACTCGCCGGAGTGGCACCGGCTGGACACCCTGGTCAGCCGCGGCGCCCGGCCGCGCCGGCTTTCTGGCGAGGAGCTGGACGAGCTGGTCGACCTGTACCAGCGCACCGCCACGCACCTGTCCGTCGTGCGCACCTCGTCGCCGGACCCGGCGCTGGTCGACCGGCTGTCCAGCCTCACCGTCCGCGCGCGCAGCGTGGTCACGGGCGGGCGGGTGCGCGGCTGGTCGGAGGTCGGGCGGTTCTTCACGGTGACGTTCCCGGTGGCGGTGTACCGCAGCCGGCGGTGGGCGATCGGCGCGGCGGTGTTCACGGTCGTGGTGGCGCTGGCATTCGGCACCTGGATCGCGACGCACCCGGAGGTGCAGGCGGCGATCTCCTCGCCGGAGGAGGTCCGCCAGCTCGTCGAGCACGACTTCGCCGACTACTACCGCAGCGCGCCGGCGGCGTCGTTCGGCGCGAAGGTCTTCTTCAACAACGCCTGGGTGGCGGCGACGGCGTTCGCGCTCGGCATCCTGCTGGCGTTGCCGACGGTGTGGGTGCTGTTCCAGAACGCCGCCAACGTCGGCGTGATCGGCGGCCTGATGGCCGCGCACCACAAGCTGGGGCTGTTCTTCGGGCTGATCCTGCCGCACGGGCTGCTCGAGCTGACGGCGATCTTCGTCGCGGCGGGCGTCGGCATGCGGATCGGCTGGACGGTGATCGACCCGGGGCCGCGGCGGCGCGCGGACGCGCTGGCCGAGGAGGGGCGGGCGTGCGTGGCGGTGATCCTCGGGCTGGTGGGGGTGTTCGCGCTGGCCGGGTTCACGGAGGCGTTCGTGACGCCGAGCGGGCTGCCGACGTGGGCGCGGGTGGGCTGGGGGGTGCTCATCGAGCTGGGATTCCTCGCCTACGTCACGATCCTCGGCCGCCGCGCGCACCGCGCCGGCGAGACCGGCGACCTGCTCGCCGACCTGCGCGGGGACCGGGAGCTCACCACCTGA
- a CDS encoding ABC transporter ATP-binding protein — protein MSAYPLLEVEEVVAGFGATTVLHGLSYTVQAGEIAGIFGLNGAGKSVSMKVLAGIVPVRSGRLRFDGVDITRMSPERRVAKGMAHVPQGRQVFAALTVEQNLRLGAYSLRRRDPRRYQAVLDGVYDRFPLLAQRRDQTAGTMSGGQQASLAVARALMAEPLLMLVDEPSAGLAPLVVQELFATLREVAASGVTMVLVEQNVSFGLQVATTAHILQTGRIVHSGAVADLDTAAVASYLGVGRLLSAGVGAAVEARQPKKPAKKAAAPRKRAPRKAPAVTE, from the coding sequence ATGAGCGCGTACCCGCTGCTCGAGGTCGAGGAGGTCGTCGCCGGCTTCGGCGCGACGACCGTCCTGCACGGCCTCTCCTACACGGTCCAGGCCGGCGAGATCGCCGGCATCTTCGGCCTCAACGGCGCCGGCAAGTCGGTGTCCATGAAGGTGCTGGCCGGCATCGTGCCGGTGCGTTCCGGCCGCCTCCGCTTCGACGGCGTCGACATCACGCGCATGTCCCCGGAACGCCGCGTCGCGAAGGGCATGGCGCACGTCCCGCAGGGCCGCCAGGTGTTCGCGGCGCTCACCGTCGAGCAGAACCTCCGGCTCGGCGCGTACTCGCTGCGCCGCCGCGACCCGCGGAGGTACCAGGCCGTGCTGGACGGCGTGTACGACCGGTTCCCGCTGCTCGCGCAGCGGCGCGACCAGACCGCCGGGACGATGTCCGGCGGGCAGCAGGCGTCGCTCGCGGTGGCCCGCGCGCTGATGGCCGAGCCGTTGCTGATGCTCGTCGACGAGCCGTCCGCCGGCCTCGCGCCGCTCGTCGTGCAGGAGCTGTTCGCGACGCTGCGCGAGGTCGCGGCCAGCGGCGTGACGATGGTGCTGGTCGAGCAGAACGTGTCGTTCGGGCTCCAGGTCGCGACGACCGCGCACATCCTGCAGACCGGCCGCATCGTCCACTCCGGCGCGGTCGCCGACCTGGACACCGCGGCGGTCGCGTCGTACCTCGGTGTCGGGCGGCTGCTCTCCGCCGGCGTCGGCGCTGCGGTCGAGGCGCGCCAGCCGAAGAAGCCCGCGAAGAAGGCGGCCGCGCCGCGCAAGCGCGCCCCGCGCAAGGCCCCGGCGGTGACCGAGTGA
- a CDS encoding branched-chain amino acid ABC transporter permease gives MTVVTFGVVNGAIYGLIAVGLVLVYRGTKVVNFAQGEIGTFSLYLAWFVTTEHGLPWWVGALAAVAGAALIGTAFEFVVVRRMVAANRLAVAVATIGLASLLAAVELKVWGITPRRLRPPVGGVGVKIGAVYVSPTQLISVLVLAALGVGLAWLLRSTDFGLGVLAAADDPTAVRLVGVPLSLVSTFTWGVGAALAAVAALLLEPTIGTFAPDYAGRLFVAGLVAALVGGLTSLPGAFAGGVAVGLIEAFVRDRTLTSTVPGLTSVAMFVVILLVLLLRPKGLLGKVAA, from the coding sequence ATGACCGTCGTGACGTTCGGCGTCGTCAACGGCGCCATCTACGGGCTGATCGCCGTCGGCCTGGTGCTCGTCTACCGCGGCACCAAGGTCGTGAACTTCGCGCAGGGCGAGATCGGGACCTTCTCGCTCTACCTGGCGTGGTTCGTGACGACCGAGCACGGGCTGCCGTGGTGGGTCGGCGCGCTCGCCGCGGTGGCGGGCGCGGCGCTGATCGGGACGGCGTTCGAGTTCGTGGTGGTGCGCCGGATGGTCGCCGCGAACCGGCTCGCGGTCGCGGTCGCGACGATCGGCCTGGCCTCGCTGCTCGCGGCGGTGGAGCTGAAGGTGTGGGGCATCACGCCGCGGCGGCTGCGCCCGCCGGTCGGCGGCGTCGGCGTCAAGATCGGGGCCGTCTACGTCTCGCCGACCCAGCTGATCTCGGTGCTCGTGCTCGCCGCGCTCGGCGTGGGGCTCGCCTGGCTGCTGCGGTCCACCGACTTCGGCCTCGGCGTCCTCGCCGCCGCCGACGACCCGACCGCGGTGCGGTTGGTCGGCGTGCCGCTGTCGCTGGTGTCGACGTTCACCTGGGGCGTCGGCGCCGCGCTCGCCGCCGTCGCCGCGCTGCTGCTCGAACCCACCATCGGGACGTTCGCGCCGGACTACGCCGGGCGGCTGTTCGTCGCCGGTCTCGTCGCCGCGCTCGTCGGCGGGCTGACCAGCCTGCCGGGCGCGTTCGCGGGCGGCGTCGCGGTCGGGCTGATCGAGGCGTTCGTGCGCGACCGCACGCTGACGTCGACGGTGCCGGGGCTGACCAGCGTCGCGATGTTCGTCGTGATCCTGCTGGTGCTGCTGCTGCGGCCCAAGGGGCTGCTCGGGAAGGTGGCCGCGTGA
- a CDS encoding alpha/beta hydrolase — protein MTLPGTEFDVVADDGIRLHGIRWGAPSGAPVVLGIHGLTATRFGMLPVARALGDDVTFVAYDVRGRGLSDKPADRSAYGHRRNALDAATVLRSVGTSDVVVVGQSNGAWIAEQLAAHHPDLVRALVLGDGGYFRALDPGEDAAERPRQIMGADWLDRLRMTFPSREVVLQVFRSLPAFADWWDDDVETLLDAGLVEVDGGVRSRCSDVAADVDATDYFTGTPHYVHADLALIRCPVHLVRSEQGFAISPETMTPMISDAEVEEFQAALPQLTVELVPGTNHYSVNFAPAGAQVIAEAVRKFLA, from the coding sequence ATGACGCTCCCTGGAACCGAGTTCGACGTCGTCGCCGACGACGGCATCCGCCTGCACGGCATCCGCTGGGGCGCCCCGTCGGGCGCGCCGGTCGTGCTCGGCATCCACGGCCTCACCGCGACGCGGTTCGGCATGCTGCCGGTGGCGCGCGCGCTCGGCGACGACGTGACGTTCGTCGCCTACGACGTCCGCGGCCGCGGCCTGTCGGACAAGCCAGCGGACCGCTCCGCGTACGGCCACCGCCGCAACGCGCTGGACGCCGCGACGGTGCTGCGTTCGGTGGGCACGTCGGACGTGGTCGTGGTCGGCCAGTCCAACGGCGCGTGGATCGCCGAGCAGCTCGCCGCGCACCACCCGGACCTGGTCCGCGCGCTGGTGCTCGGCGACGGCGGGTACTTCCGCGCGCTCGACCCCGGCGAGGACGCGGCCGAACGCCCGCGGCAGATCATGGGCGCCGACTGGCTGGACCGGCTGCGGATGACGTTCCCGTCGCGCGAGGTGGTGCTCCAGGTGTTCCGCTCGCTGCCCGCGTTCGCCGACTGGTGGGACGACGACGTGGAGACGCTGCTCGACGCGGGCCTGGTCGAGGTCGACGGCGGCGTGCGCTCGCGCTGCTCCGACGTCGCCGCCGATGTCGACGCCACCGACTACTTCACCGGCACCCCGCACTACGTGCACGCCGACCTCGCGCTGATCCGCTGCCCGGTGCACCTGGTGCGTTCCGAGCAGGGGTTCGCGATCTCGCCCGAGACGATGACGCCGATGATCAGCGACGCCGAGGTCGAGGAGTTCCAGGCGGCGCTGCCGCAGCTCACCGTCGAGCTGGTGCCGGGCACCAACCACTACTCGGTCAACTTCGCGCCGGCCGGCGCGCAGGTCATCGCCGAGGCGGTGCGGAAGTTCCTGGCATGA
- a CDS encoding ABC transporter substrate-binding protein gives MTRYARRRLRLGAALMALATVACSGAPREGGGGPGGTDTIAQGTLPPGSSASASASAAAASASARPGQPGKPGATTGPGRTTGPGSNGGGPTTGPYVTKGPAAPPHDAPGDLQLFPGDLNTRGISPSEITLCAHAALTYADAFQTHPSDFNVFWTDLNARGGIHGRKVTMSYQDDAYDPQQAITAAATCAGKNPFAIVGGIGFDQIPGVREWAETHRELYLHHDATEKGLAGKRYSFTSIPTVERLGEAFAELANAKFKGKKIGVLYRDSEFWKPGFDAFKAAAGRYGLNVGKLIPVQKNQANYGQQLLALQQDGTQVVWAWENALAATEMINQAPPGFRPSWMVFPFNLTTQTLADRALDIYGIASWPAYSYHDYSGPFASYAADIKEFERQYAKWDPNVDLSGAGGDLLFLNWVAQKAIAQLLLDCGPACTRNHFATLLSRYRGTVSPNCPADFPRYGGHLGSQAFNVFHSYTGPSGKLGWQPISRCVERF, from the coding sequence ATGACGCGGTACGCCCGGCGACGGCTGCGCCTCGGCGCGGCCCTGATGGCGCTGGCGACGGTGGCGTGCAGCGGCGCGCCCCGCGAGGGCGGCGGCGGCCCCGGCGGCACGGACACGATCGCGCAGGGGACGTTGCCGCCCGGCTCGTCGGCGTCGGCGTCCGCCTCGGCGGCGGCCGCGTCGGCGTCCGCGAGGCCCGGGCAGCCGGGGAAGCCGGGCGCGACGACCGGCCCCGGCCGCACCACCGGACCGGGGAGCAACGGCGGCGGCCCGACCACCGGCCCGTACGTCACGAAGGGTCCGGCCGCCCCGCCGCACGACGCGCCCGGCGACCTCCAGCTCTTCCCCGGCGACCTGAACACGCGCGGCATCAGCCCGAGCGAGATCACGCTCTGCGCGCACGCGGCGCTCACCTACGCCGACGCGTTCCAGACCCACCCGTCGGACTTCAACGTCTTCTGGACCGACCTCAACGCCCGCGGCGGCATCCACGGCCGCAAGGTCACGATGTCCTACCAGGACGACGCGTACGACCCGCAGCAGGCGATCACCGCCGCCGCGACCTGCGCCGGGAAGAACCCGTTCGCGATCGTCGGCGGCATCGGCTTCGACCAGATCCCCGGCGTCCGCGAGTGGGCCGAGACGCACCGCGAGCTCTACCTGCACCACGACGCGACCGAGAAGGGCCTGGCCGGCAAGAGGTACTCGTTCACGTCGATCCCGACGGTCGAACGCCTCGGCGAGGCGTTCGCGGAGCTGGCCAACGCGAAGTTCAAGGGGAAGAAGATCGGCGTCCTCTACCGGGACAGCGAGTTCTGGAAGCCGGGCTTCGACGCGTTCAAGGCGGCGGCGGGCCGCTACGGCCTCAACGTCGGCAAGCTGATCCCGGTCCAGAAGAACCAGGCCAACTACGGCCAGCAGCTCCTCGCGCTCCAGCAGGACGGCACCCAGGTCGTCTGGGCCTGGGAGAACGCGCTCGCCGCGACCGAGATGATCAACCAGGCGCCGCCCGGCTTCCGGCCGTCGTGGATGGTGTTCCCGTTCAACCTCACGACGCAGACGCTCGCCGACCGCGCGCTCGACATCTACGGCATCGCCTCCTGGCCGGCGTACAGCTACCACGACTACTCCGGGCCGTTCGCCAGCTACGCCGCCGACATCAAGGAGTTCGAGCGGCAGTACGCGAAGTGGGACCCGAACGTCGACCTCTCCGGCGCCGGCGGCGACCTGCTGTTCCTGAACTGGGTCGCGCAGAAGGCGATCGCGCAGCTCCTCCTCGACTGCGGGCCGGCCTGCACGCGCAACCACTTCGCCACGCTGCTCAGCCGCTACCGCGGCACCGTCTCGCCGAACTGCCCGGCCGACTTCCCGCGCTACGGCGGGCACCTGGGCAGCCAGGCGTTCAACGTCTTCCACTCCTACACCGGCCCCAGCGGCAAGCTCGGCTGGCAGCCGATCAGCCGTTGCGTGGAACGCTTCTGA
- a CDS encoding helix-turn-helix domain-containing protein, protein MSEASVRPLAGRASGATARAIATRVLADLDELVATIGVALRDEIPEYESMTPAQMTEDVLPVTRRVVTSFFDAVVSGAPVGARVVKSFEESGRARLEMGVPLESMLHAYRIAGRVTWTKVTDVLRPGEEHLLAGLAAQWMDYIDLASSAVAKAYMSASAARLRSLDARRRELVEALLTATDPGEVAAVSLRFSTILAAAYVPVLVSGAGVAGRIDALLATAPARTLGGHRGDRVLLLVPDALRDAAPLLGGAPGALLAYGLPAAPGEALLAEVGQVEALLEAAVAEGRTAGAYGPDDLLVEQLLLGNERVAAALRRRVRDLLVARDPGGAIVATLRSYLATGSVPETARREVVHANTVAYRLGRVRDLTGLDPRVPVDAVLLVLGLGIQ, encoded by the coding sequence GTGAGCGAGGCCAGCGTCCGCCCGCTCGCCGGCCGCGCGTCCGGCGCCACCGCGCGCGCCATCGCGACGCGGGTGCTCGCGGACCTGGACGAGCTGGTCGCGACGATCGGCGTCGCGCTGCGCGACGAGATCCCCGAGTACGAGTCGATGACGCCCGCGCAGATGACCGAGGACGTGCTGCCGGTCACCCGCCGCGTCGTCACGTCGTTCTTCGACGCCGTCGTCTCCGGCGCGCCCGTCGGCGCGCGCGTCGTGAAGTCGTTCGAGGAGTCGGGGCGCGCGCGCCTGGAGATGGGCGTGCCGCTGGAGTCGATGCTGCACGCGTACCGGATCGCCGGGCGCGTCACGTGGACCAAGGTGACCGACGTGCTGCGTCCCGGCGAGGAGCACCTGCTCGCCGGCCTCGCCGCGCAGTGGATGGACTACATCGACCTCGCGTCGTCGGCCGTCGCGAAGGCGTACATGAGCGCGTCGGCCGCGCGGCTGCGCAGCCTCGACGCGCGGCGGCGCGAGCTGGTCGAGGCGCTGCTCACCGCGACCGACCCGGGCGAGGTCGCCGCGGTGTCGTTGCGGTTCTCGACCATCCTCGCGGCGGCGTACGTGCCGGTGCTGGTGTCCGGCGCCGGCGTCGCCGGGCGCATCGACGCGCTGCTCGCCACCGCGCCGGCCCGCACCCTCGGCGGGCACCGCGGCGACCGGGTGCTGCTGCTCGTGCCGGACGCGCTGCGCGACGCGGCGCCGCTGCTCGGCGGCGCGCCCGGCGCGCTGCTCGCGTACGGCCTGCCCGCCGCGCCGGGGGAGGCGCTGCTCGCCGAGGTCGGCCAGGTGGAGGCGCTGCTCGAGGCCGCCGTCGCCGAGGGCCGCACCGCCGGCGCGTACGGCCCCGACGACCTGCTGGTCGAGCAGCTCCTGCTCGGCAACGAGCGCGTGGCCGCGGCGCTGCGCCGCCGGGTGCGCGACCTGCTCGTCGCGCGCGACCCGGGCGGCGCGATCGTCGCGACGCTGCGTTCGTACCTCGCCACCGGCTCGGTGCCGGAGACCGCGCGGCGCGAGGTCGTGCACGCCAACACCGTCGCGTACCGGCTCGGCCGGGTCCGCGACCTGACGGGGCTGGACCCGCGGGTCCCCGTCGACGCCGTCCTGCTGGTACTCGGGCTGGGGATCCAATGA